In one window of Cydia fagiglandana chromosome 10, ilCydFagi1.1, whole genome shotgun sequence DNA:
- the LOC134668397 gene encoding uncharacterized protein LOC134668397, translating into MGESSKISPNAANSPASQCPQHKQGHAYSYIRPLEFTDSMEENWKLWVQKFKIFLLAEDLEAVSDDRKTALLLHNMGDKGVEIYNSFNLEPKQTFEEVLKKFNAYFIPKVNITMQRHKFFTRAQGATESFDDFLTDLQNRSMTCNFSDKREELVRDVIVIGLANTAMKERLLRTEDLTLQKTITMCRAAELSQKQVTELTNEIAATSVLNVSTAPVHNVNNVNTSKTRSVKTRKCYRCGNNWDRTHQCPAIGCKCQKCGIPNHFAKVCRNKQVAAITEKQVEDDSEESFFVGCINSECECE; encoded by the exons ATGGGTGAGTCAAGTAAAATTTCACCAAATGCGGCAAATTCGCCGGCATCACAATGTCCACAACACAAGCAGGGACATGCTTACTCATACATACGACCATTAGAATTCACGGATTCTATGGAAGAGAATTGGAAATTGTGGgtccaaaaatttaaaatatttcttctTGCCGAGGACCTTGAAGCTGTTTCCGATGACCGTAAAACAGCTCTGCTGCTCCATAACATGGGTGACAAGGGTGTAGAAATATACAATTCGTTTAATTTGGAGCCAAAGCAAACCTTTGAAGAAGTCCTAAAGAAATTTAATGCATATTTCATTCCTAAAGTTAACATCACGATGCAACGCCACAAATTTTTTACAAGGGCACAAGGAGCTACAGAGTCCTTCGACGATTTCCTTACTGACCTTCAGAACAGAAGTATGACATGCAACTTCAGTGACAAGAGAGAGGAACTCGTGAGAGACGTTATCGTTATAGGTCTAGCTAATACCGCTATGAAGGAGAGGCTTCTGCGCACGGAGGATCTGACGCTGCAGAAGACCATCACCATGTGCAGAGCTGCGGAATTGTCTCAAAAGCAAGTTACGGAACTAACGAATGAGATAGCTGCCACCTCCGTGCTCAACGTCAGCACTGCGCCAGTACATAACGTCAACAATGTCAATACTTCAAAAACAAGAAGCGTCAAGACAAGAAAATGCTATCGCTGCGGCAATAACTGGGATCGCACGCATCAATGCCCAGCTATAGGTTGCAAGTGCCAGAAGTGTGGTATTCCTAATCATTTTGCGAAGGTTTGCAGAAACAAACAGGTTGCAGCCATAACAGAGAAGCAGGTTGAAGACGACAGCGAGGAGTCCTTCTTCGTTGGCTGTATCAACAGTGAGTGTGAATGCGAAT GA